A genomic stretch from Haloarcula laminariae includes:
- a CDS encoding NAD(P)-dependent oxidoreductase: MTRTIVTGPLFEDVWPLAADHLRELWAERGPVELRCLDETPSRLTDVLDEPGEVNELAALGVPVTEEDAERLSALESAIVMTDSMYAVDADAHEHLAERGVAVHDHTDEGFWAQSVAEFGLGLTIDALRQIPQKHARMVDSHEPWDLEQLDNDVPGANGHQFADDPTFTNGTVAGTRVRVVGVGNIGSTYADAVASLNADVAAYDPYADEPCFHRSGADRVRSLDALVADAEVFAPTVPLTDATEGLITAEHVRALPEGCVVVLITRAGVVDMDAIRERVLADEIALAADVWDKEPLPLDDSLLDRHNVVHTPHIAGRTRDANESWAERLDAHFRASDSARSTPRTDEADDR; encoded by the coding sequence GTGACCCGGACGATCGTCACCGGCCCGCTATTCGAGGACGTCTGGCCGCTCGCTGCCGATCACCTCCGAGAACTGTGGGCCGAGCGCGGCCCCGTCGAACTTCGATGCCTCGACGAGACGCCAAGTCGGCTCACCGATGTTCTGGACGAGCCGGGCGAGGTCAATGAACTGGCGGCGCTGGGCGTGCCCGTCACCGAGGAGGACGCCGAGCGACTATCTGCCCTGGAGTCGGCGATCGTGATGACCGATTCGATGTACGCGGTCGACGCCGACGCACACGAGCACCTCGCGGAGCGCGGCGTCGCCGTCCACGACCACACCGACGAGGGGTTCTGGGCGCAGTCGGTCGCCGAATTCGGCCTCGGCCTAACGATCGACGCCCTCCGGCAGATCCCCCAGAAGCACGCCAGGATGGTCGACAGTCATGAACCCTGGGACCTCGAGCAGCTCGACAACGATGTTCCGGGCGCGAACGGTCACCAGTTCGCTGACGATCCGACGTTTACCAACGGCACCGTCGCCGGCACCCGCGTCAGAGTGGTGGGCGTTGGCAACATCGGGAGCACTTACGCCGACGCCGTTGCCTCGCTGAACGCGGACGTCGCGGCCTACGACCCCTACGCCGACGAGCCCTGCTTCCACCGGTCGGGCGCTGACCGCGTTCGGTCGCTGGACGCCCTCGTCGCGGACGCCGAGGTGTTTGCGCCGACGGTCCCCCTGACCGACGCCACTGAGGGGCTGATAACGGCCGAGCACGTCCGCGCGCTGCCGGAGGGATGTGTCGTGGTCTTAATCACTCGCGCGGGCGTAGTTGACATGGACGCGATCCGCGAGCGCGTCCTCGCCGACGAGATCGCACTTGCGGCCGACGTCTGGGACAAGGAGCCGCTGCCGCTCGACGATTCGCTGCTCGACCGGCACAACGTCGTCCACACGCCCCACATCGCCGGTCGCACGCGCGACGCCAACGAGTCGTGGGCCGAGCGCCTCGACGCTCACTTCCGGGCCTCCGATAGCGCTCGTTCGACTCCGCGAACCGACGAGGCAGATGATCGGTAA
- a CDS encoding ParA family protein, which produces MLAYTVYSEAGGVGKTTLATNLAKAEVRAGRKVLAVDLDTQEASMSHLLDVAEDRNNDQADSLLRHMIDRPRGDFADLIKTSEGIDVVPAHNILEYASKHLRRREEEAADFGESWNPNKQLLRVLREAGVHETYDTLIIDPPASADIKLHNAIHATRHLVIPFEPSGKGYESVQGLDQLVSGLEDSLGIEVGVLSVVPNRYKGMNDQDRFLKQLAEDGWESSIRFRERSSLLEGCWAEQCTAYRYIEEHRDREREHEMETLEKFDELASKIREQKAVEA; this is translated from the coding sequence ATGCTGGCCTACACAGTCTACTCGGAAGCAGGGGGCGTTGGAAAGACCACGCTCGCGACAAACCTCGCGAAGGCGGAGGTACGAGCGGGTCGGAAGGTCCTGGCGGTCGATCTTGATACGCAGGAAGCCTCGATGTCACACCTTCTCGACGTAGCCGAGGACCGCAACAATGACCAGGCGGATAGCCTCCTCCGGCATATGATTGACCGGCCACGAGGTGATTTTGCTGACCTCATCAAGACGAGCGAGGGAATCGATGTCGTTCCAGCGCACAACATCCTCGAGTATGCGTCCAAACATCTCCGCCGGCGCGAAGAGGAAGCTGCTGACTTCGGTGAGTCGTGGAATCCCAACAAGCAGCTGCTCCGGGTGCTTCGCGAAGCAGGCGTCCACGAAACCTACGATACATTGATTATCGACCCACCGGCCAGTGCCGACATCAAACTCCACAACGCGATTCACGCGACCCGGCATCTGGTGATTCCGTTCGAACCCAGCGGGAAAGGGTACGAATCCGTCCAGGGGCTCGACCAGCTCGTCAGTGGGCTTGAAGACTCGCTAGGAATTGAGGTCGGCGTCTTGTCGGTCGTCCCAAACCGGTACAAGGGGATGAACGACCAGGACCGATTCCTCAAGCAATTGGCTGAAGACGGGTGGGAAAGCTCGATTCGGTTCCGTGAACGTTCATCGTTGCTTGAAGGCTGTTGGGCGGAACAATGTACTGCATACCGCTATATCGAGGAACATCGGGACCGCGAGCGCGAGCACGAGATGGAAACCCTCGAGAAGTTCGATGAGTTAGCAAGTAAGATTCGGGAGCAGAAGGCGGTGGAAGCATGA
- a CDS encoding sugar phosphate isomerase/epimerase family protein, producing the protein MRYGLNQAGFPADEFEETCSLLAAAGYDGIEPNVERDGPLTTETGRQAAVEAVEAYDLQVPAISTISHWEYPLSSVDDELREIGLEISRDMVDAAAALGAEDILIVPAVIEDGAAYDADYERAVQSVRELAGYAADCDVGVAIENVQNNFLPSPAEFATFLDDVEDAGPVGAYFDIGNALRSGLPSRWLHVLDGRIAKIHVKDWLTDAHRVAYPPQGDVNWERVLDAVDTIGYDGWLTAEVPVYPSFPKQMPVDMLDTMRFLFDDGGDGK; encoded by the coding sequence ATGCGCTACGGACTCAACCAGGCCGGCTTTCCCGCAGACGAGTTCGAGGAAACGTGTTCGCTCCTCGCAGCGGCGGGCTACGACGGCATCGAGCCGAATGTCGAGCGCGACGGCCCGCTGACGACCGAGACGGGGCGCCAAGCTGCGGTCGAGGCGGTCGAGGCCTACGATCTACAGGTGCCCGCTATCTCGACGATCAGTCATTGGGAGTACCCGCTTTCGAGCGTGGACGATGAACTGCGGGAGATCGGCTTGGAGATCAGCCGCGACATGGTCGACGCCGCTGCGGCGCTCGGCGCCGAGGACATCCTCATCGTCCCCGCCGTCATCGAGGACGGCGCGGCATACGACGCCGACTACGAGCGCGCCGTCCAGTCGGTCCGCGAACTCGCCGGCTACGCGGCCGACTGCGACGTCGGTGTGGCTATCGAGAACGTCCAGAACAACTTCCTGCCCTCGCCCGCCGAGTTCGCGACGTTTCTCGACGACGTCGAGGACGCCGGCCCCGTCGGGGCGTACTTCGACATCGGGAACGCGCTCCGCTCGGGACTGCCGAGCCGGTGGCTGCACGTGCTCGATGGCCGCATCGCGAAGATACACGTCAAAGACTGGCTGACCGACGCCCATCGGGTAGCGTACCCGCCCCAGGGCGATGTCAACTGGGAGCGCGTGCTCGACGCCGTCGACACGATTGGCTACGACGGCTGGCTCACCGCCGAGGTGCCCGTTTACCCGTCGTTCCCAAAGCAGATGCCGGTCGATATGCTCGACACTATGCGGTTTCTCTTCGATGACGGAGGTGACGGGAAGTGA
- a CDS encoding ABC transporter substrate-binding protein has protein sequence MTDPTAGRERRTVLKGIGAAMLAGGLTGCMGGGGDSDNGATTYWTTQVEQDRQEVIQSLINGFEEDADGTIDMVPVEEGDLPTQISSATASGTLPTFGEWGLDPMQNLGSEDLLSTESAEAVVDSIGRDDFADGAMSLATSSEGNLLAVPAHGWVQGFWYRQSAFDEAGLDAPTTWESIREAAETLHDPDNDQYGIVVGSDETPFARQCFTPYARSNGARVFNADGEIVFDSDAMVEALDFYGSLAQYSPPGTDTFDTANNTYLNEQCHMIMYSSYIMGDISSKTDGMANNTSFAPYIERDRRSSFGQLLLFNILDTASDANRETAESYVEHVLTGDQYIEFLHMAPGGMNPVLQSTAESEAYRDNEVLQEWGQDTLSDISGAFDNIERFGYVNGQMIPTFGEITSRSLVSQAVRRVSEGEDARTVADDVASQMRDVIN, from the coding sequence ATGACAGATCCGACTGCCGGGCGCGAACGGCGAACAGTGCTGAAAGGAATCGGCGCAGCGATGCTCGCTGGCGGACTCACGGGTTGCATGGGCGGGGGCGGCGACAGCGACAACGGGGCAACGACGTACTGGACGACACAGGTCGAGCAGGACCGTCAGGAAGTTATCCAGAGCTTGATCAACGGGTTCGAGGAGGACGCCGACGGGACGATCGACATGGTCCCCGTCGAGGAGGGTGACCTGCCGACGCAGATCTCCTCGGCGACCGCGTCTGGAACGCTCCCTACCTTCGGTGAGTGGGGGCTCGACCCCATGCAGAATCTGGGGAGCGAGGATCTGCTCTCGACGGAGTCCGCCGAGGCAGTCGTCGACAGCATCGGGCGCGACGACTTCGCCGACGGGGCGATGTCGCTGGCGACCTCCTCGGAGGGCAACCTGCTCGCGGTGCCGGCCCACGGCTGGGTGCAGGGGTTCTGGTACCGCCAGAGCGCGTTCGACGAGGCGGGACTGGACGCCCCAACGACGTGGGAGTCGATCCGCGAAGCTGCGGAAACGCTCCACGACCCTGACAACGACCAGTACGGTATCGTCGTCGGCTCAGACGAGACGCCGTTCGCGCGCCAGTGTTTCACGCCGTACGCGCGCTCGAACGGCGCACGGGTGTTCAACGCAGACGGGGAAATCGTATTCGACAGCGACGCGATGGTCGAGGCCCTCGACTTCTACGGCTCGCTGGCCCAGTACAGTCCGCCGGGGACTGACACGTTCGATACGGCCAACAACACGTATCTCAACGAGCAGTGCCACATGATCATGTACTCGTCGTACATCATGGGCGACATCTCGAGCAAGACCGACGGGATGGCGAATAACACGTCGTTCGCACCCTACATCGAGCGCGACCGGCGCAGTTCGTTCGGTCAGCTCCTGCTGTTCAACATTCTCGACACGGCCTCGGACGCGAACCGCGAGACCGCCGAGTCGTACGTCGAGCACGTCCTCACTGGCGACCAGTACATCGAGTTCCTGCACATGGCGCCCGGCGGAATGAACCCCGTGCTCCAGTCGACGGCCGAGAGCGAGGCCTACCGCGACAACGAGGTCCTCCAGGAATGGGGCCAGGACACGCTGAGCGACATCTCCGGGGCGTTCGACAACATCGAGCGATTCGGCTACGTCAATGGCCAGATGATTCCGACGTTTGGGGAGATCACGAGCCGGTCGCTCGTCTCGCAGGCAGTGAGGCGCGTCTCCGAGGGCGAGGACGCCCGGACGGTCGCCGACGACGTCGCAAGCCAGATGCGCGACGTGATCAACTGA
- a CDS encoding TrmB family transcriptional regulator, whose protein sequence is MDEDDLHDGLREAGLSQYEADAYLAVLERGTVPAVKVAEQTGIPKSRIYDVLEDLERDDYVETFEQDSSLSVRPRDPSEMMSDLQQRANRLASTAEAIEDRWERPEISGHKISIVKRFDSVVEQFRAAAEDATNRIQIAVSPSQFEAVRPALEDAVDRGVFVKLCVATRLEDPHVVNDMAFADAATEVRHRTLPAPFTALVDRSHTFFSSQSHPTDQYGIIIDDLTLTYVFHWYFQGALWGTWPHVYDSVAEGTKLEYVDVRECVQDIAPIVNDGTTIPATVHGFDIQTGENVTFSGEITEIISAAPPNDDGSLTLTQLAGQATIVLEADGREYGVGGRGATLEDIEATRIVLDQPEGWSEVAN, encoded by the coding sequence ATGGACGAAGACGACCTCCACGACGGGTTACGGGAAGCCGGGCTTTCCCAATACGAGGCCGACGCGTACCTCGCGGTGCTGGAGCGGGGCACGGTGCCCGCCGTCAAGGTCGCCGAGCAGACGGGCATCCCGAAGTCCCGAATCTACGATGTCCTCGAGGACCTCGAACGCGACGACTACGTTGAGACGTTCGAACAGGATTCCTCGCTGTCGGTCCGCCCGCGCGATCCCTCGGAGATGATGTCGGATCTCCAGCAGCGCGCGAACAGGCTTGCGTCGACCGCGGAGGCAATCGAGGATCGCTGGGAACGCCCCGAGATCAGTGGCCACAAGATTTCGATCGTCAAACGGTTCGACTCCGTCGTCGAGCAGTTCCGGGCCGCCGCCGAGGACGCAACCAACCGAATCCAGATCGCGGTCTCGCCCTCGCAGTTCGAGGCCGTCCGCCCGGCGCTTGAAGACGCCGTCGACCGCGGCGTGTTCGTCAAACTCTGCGTAGCGACGAGGTTGGAGGACCCCCACGTCGTCAACGACATGGCGTTCGCGGACGCCGCAACCGAGGTCCGACACCGGACGCTCCCGGCGCCCTTTACCGCGCTGGTCGATCGCTCGCACACGTTCTTCTCCTCGCAGTCCCACCCGACCGACCAGTACGGCATCATCATCGACGACCTTACTCTGACGTACGTGTTCCACTGGTACTTTCAGGGTGCGCTCTGGGGTACCTGGCCACACGTCTACGACTCGGTCGCGGAGGGCACCAAGCTGGAGTACGTCGACGTCCGCGAGTGCGTCCAGGACATCGCGCCAATTGTCAACGACGGGACGACGATTCCGGCCACCGTCCACGGATTCGATATCCAGACGGGCGAGAACGTCACCTTCTCCGGTGAGATCACCGAGATCATTTCGGCGGCGCCGCCGAACGACGACGGCTCCCTGACGCTGACCCAGCTTGCCGGGCAGGCGACTATCGTGCTTGAAGCCGACGGGCGGGAATACGGCGTCGGCGGCCGCGGCGCGACGTTAGAGGACATCGAGGCGACTCGAATCGTGCTCGATCAGCCCGAAGGCTGGTCGGAGGTGGCGAACTGA
- a CDS encoding MGH1-like glycoside hydrolase domain-containing protein translates to MIPDGCALAVRNGVVFVVGERGDIRSDCAETGVFANDTQYLSEFEVSVTDRDVPESGWDRLDRRAGPDGVTTVLVGAAPGEGRGAARRFLLKKDITVDGDVVTVETTLRNHTPAERVVDIELTAASDFRHVFECPGFFAARESVDRDVTASDRESGAELSGTSPDGTTRGAAIQLQGGQTVSVETGADASRATVERTLEVSAGEEVSVVATARLRPTRGRLNLSFDPSVSMASHPGLFDAAADTLRALLLPEGVPAAGAPRFVAPFGRDALLVGFQTLPFAPGLTRSVLTYFAGRQASSTDPETLAEPGKIPHEERRGDLPALGRSIRSPYYGTVDATPLFAALVAAYGEWAGEDAITDELYDAALGAVEWTIAAGDEDGIVRYEPHDHEYGLVHHGWKDSDQSIARPDGTAATPPIALTEVQGYAYRALRGVADLAASRGDGELAERLTERAERLQEAFDRKFWLPDEGSYALALDADGVVGAVASNQGHVLWSEIVPPERADEVIDGLLAPELLTDAGLRTYSAAHEAFDPLSYHRGSVWPHDTSIAAMGCARYGRDDAAAALAERGLDTLATGATGDADRWGFPELLVGLDDPDVDAGRALHPDACEPAAWSAGSAFGFVRAALGLDVKSGTPVAEPATDFGAGTGPDPSTVAEATIHCRGRRYAVRHSSDSTVVTPTCGASATRDSPDHDHLEVTTDG, encoded by the coding sequence ATGATCCCGGACGGCTGCGCACTGGCGGTCCGAAACGGGGTCGTCTTCGTGGTCGGGGAGCGTGGCGACATCCGCTCCGATTGCGCCGAAACCGGCGTGTTCGCGAACGATACGCAGTACCTCAGCGAGTTCGAGGTGTCCGTAACCGATCGCGATGTGCCCGAGAGCGGCTGGGACCGGCTCGATCGGCGGGCCGGCCCGGACGGCGTGACGACCGTGTTGGTCGGCGCCGCGCCGGGCGAGGGACGGGGCGCCGCCCGACGGTTCCTGCTGAAGAAAGACATCACGGTCGACGGCGACGTGGTGACCGTCGAGACGACTCTCCGGAACCACACGCCTGCGGAGCGCGTCGTCGACATCGAACTGACCGCGGCGTCGGATTTCCGACACGTCTTCGAGTGTCCGGGCTTCTTCGCGGCGCGTGAGTCGGTCGATCGCGACGTGACCGCGTCCGACCGCGAGAGCGGCGCGGAGCTGTCCGGAACGTCGCCCGACGGGACGACGCGGGGCGCGGCGATACAGTTGCAGGGCGGCCAAACGGTGTCCGTCGAAACCGGCGCTGACGCCTCGAGGGCAACCGTCGAACGGACGCTGGAGGTCTCGGCCGGCGAGGAGGTCTCGGTTGTCGCGACGGCGCGTCTCCGGCCGACGCGCGGCCGACTCAATCTCTCGTTTGACCCGTCGGTGTCGATGGCGTCCCACCCTGGGCTGTTCGACGCCGCCGCCGACACCCTGCGGGCGCTCTTGCTGCCGGAGGGCGTCCCGGCGGCTGGCGCACCCCGGTTCGTCGCGCCGTTCGGGCGGGACGCGCTGCTGGTCGGGTTCCAAACGCTACCGTTCGCGCCTGGTCTGACCCGAAGCGTCCTGACCTACTTCGCCGGGCGACAGGCCTCGTCGACCGACCCGGAGACACTCGCCGAACCAGGCAAGATCCCCCACGAGGAGCGACGGGGCGACCTGCCGGCGCTCGGCCGGTCGATCCGGTCGCCGTACTACGGGACGGTCGACGCGACGCCGCTGTTCGCCGCGCTCGTCGCCGCCTACGGAGAATGGGCCGGCGAGGACGCGATCACCGACGAACTGTACGACGCCGCCCTCGGGGCCGTCGAGTGGACGATCGCGGCTGGCGACGAGGACGGTATCGTCCGGTATGAGCCCCACGACCACGAGTACGGGCTCGTCCATCACGGGTGGAAAGACAGCGACCAGTCGATTGCGCGGCCCGACGGAACGGCCGCGACGCCGCCGATCGCGCTCACGGAAGTACAGGGGTACGCCTACCGCGCGCTTCGTGGCGTCGCCGACCTCGCGGCGAGCCGGGGGGACGGCGAGCTCGCGGAGCGGCTGACCGAGCGCGCAGAGCGCCTCCAAGAGGCGTTCGACCGGAAGTTCTGGCTGCCCGACGAGGGGAGCTACGCGCTCGCGCTCGACGCCGACGGCGTGGTCGGCGCCGTCGCCTCGAACCAGGGCCATGTGCTCTGGAGCGAGATCGTCCCGCCGGAGCGCGCCGACGAGGTAATCGACGGGCTGTTGGCGCCGGAGCTGCTGACCGACGCCGGACTCAGAACGTACTCGGCGGCTCACGAGGCGTTTGACCCGCTGTCGTACCACCGCGGTAGCGTCTGGCCCCACGACACCAGTATCGCTGCAATGGGCTGTGCGCGCTACGGACGCGACGACGCCGCCGCGGCGCTCGCCGAGCGGGGGCTGGACACGCTGGCGACCGGCGCGACCGGCGACGCCGATCGCTGGGGATTCCCGGAACTCCTGGTCGGCCTCGACGACCCCGACGTGGACGCTGGGCGGGCGCTCCATCCCGACGCTTGCGAGCCGGCCGCCTGGAGCGCCGGCAGCGCGTTCGGCTTCGTCCGTGCCGCGCTCGGTTTGGACGTCAAGTCGGGGACGCCGGTCGCTGAGCCCGCGACAGACTTCGGCGCCGGAACCGGACCGGACCCCAGCACAGTGGCGGAAGCAACGATACACTGCCGCGGTCGGCGCTATGCCGTTCGACACAGCAGCGATTCGACGGTCGTGACGCCGACGTGCGGGGCGTCGGCGACGAGGGACAGCCCCGACCACGACCACCTGGAGGTGACTACCGATGGCTGA
- a CDS encoding carbohydrate ABC transporter permease, with protein sequence MSTKQSTYRHVVDSFKTALGLGKNTLETSLAERVVFYVALGLTLLITLFPFYYMALASLLPESSLYSLPPTLLPQDLTLEHYRTVFSPETFPFLTYFKNSFVIATTTAGASVLVATFGAYSFARLDYRGRGVISRGVLMVYMFSGILLVVPMFQVIVWLGFVDSLASLFVTYLVQTLPVSLYMLGNYFRSIPEEIEEAAIMDGYSRLEVIFKITLPLSAPAIVAVFFFTFMIAWNEYLFASIFLQSQSVFTLPIGIEALSSSFRQVWGQIMAASLLTSVPLIVMFTYLEKFMVEGLTFGAVEG encoded by the coding sequence ATGAGTACGAAACAATCCACATACCGACACGTCGTCGACTCGTTCAAGACCGCGCTTGGGCTCGGCAAGAACACTCTCGAAACCTCGCTCGCCGAACGCGTCGTGTTCTACGTCGCGCTGGGGCTGACGCTGCTGATCACGCTGTTCCCGTTCTACTACATGGCGCTGGCGAGTCTACTGCCCGAGTCGAGCCTGTACTCGCTGCCGCCGACACTGCTTCCCCAGGACCTGACGCTCGAGCACTATCGGACCGTGTTCAGTCCGGAGACGTTCCCGTTCCTGACGTACTTCAAGAACAGTTTCGTCATCGCGACGACGACGGCGGGCGCATCGGTGCTCGTCGCCACGTTCGGCGCCTACAGCTTCGCCCGACTGGACTACCGTGGGCGCGGAGTTATCTCGCGGGGCGTCCTGATGGTGTACATGTTCTCGGGCATCCTGCTGGTCGTGCCGATGTTCCAGGTAATCGTCTGGCTCGGCTTCGTCGACTCGCTAGCGAGCCTGTTCGTAACCTACCTTGTCCAGACCCTGCCCGTCTCGCTGTACATGCTTGGCAACTACTTCCGGTCGATTCCGGAGGAAATCGAAGAGGCGGCGATCATGGACGGCTACTCACGGCTGGAAGTAATCTTCAAGATCACGCTACCGCTGTCGGCGCCCGCGATCGTGGCCGTGTTCTTCTTCACGTTCATGATCGCGTGGAACGAGTACCTGTTTGCCAGCATCTTCCTCCAGTCCCAGAGCGTGTTCACACTGCCGATCGGCATCGAGGCGCTGTCTTCGAGCTTCCGACAGGTCTGGGGCCAGATCATGGCGGCGTCGCTGCTGACCAGCGTGCCGCTGATCGTGATGTTCACCTACCTGGAGAAGTTCATGGTCGAGGGGCTGACCTTCGGGGCGGTGGAGGGGTAA
- a CDS encoding ABC transporter ATP-binding protein: protein MATEPTSTADSVANAADLSSDENSEIRLRGVTKRFDDLVAVDDLDLTIQNGELLVLLGPSGCGKSTTLRMIAGLEVPSEGSIEIGGEEITEALPQKRDLSMVFQSYALYPHKTVRGNLSFPLGKMDIDDDEADERIRRTAELLEIDDLLDNKPGQLSGGQRQRVALGRTIVREPKAFLMDEPLSNLDAKLRVQTRSEVRSLQQNLGTTTVYVTHDQEEAMSLADRVAVMNDGQLQQVGTPKEVYENPVNEFVAGFLGEPSMNFLDADRLRGTDTSDDSFAETATVGVRPEDVAVAEEAAGRADGGRTYELDGEVLVVKPLGNAYEVEVDCGDVRVTARLRDRPGAISPGSTVMLRLPANSVHRFDVDGEVIR, encoded by the coding sequence ATGGCGACGGAACCCACCTCTACCGCCGACTCCGTCGCGAACGCTGCCGATCTGAGTTCCGACGAGAACTCGGAGATCCGGCTCCGGGGCGTCACGAAGCGGTTCGACGACCTCGTCGCGGTCGACGACCTGGATCTGACGATCCAGAACGGCGAGTTGCTCGTCCTGCTTGGCCCCTCGGGCTGTGGCAAATCGACGACGCTCCGGATGATCGCCGGCCTCGAAGTGCCCTCCGAGGGTAGTATCGAGATCGGCGGCGAGGAGATTACGGAGGCGCTGCCCCAGAAGCGGGACCTCTCGATGGTGTTCCAGAGTTACGCGCTGTACCCCCACAAGACCGTCCGGGGGAATCTATCCTTCCCGCTCGGGAAGATGGATATCGACGACGACGAGGCGGACGAGCGGATTCGCCGCACCGCCGAACTGCTGGAGATCGACGACCTGCTGGACAACAAGCCCGGCCAGCTCTCTGGCGGCCAGCGCCAGCGTGTCGCGCTCGGGCGGACCATCGTCCGTGAGCCGAAGGCGTTCCTGATGGACGAGCCGCTGTCGAACCTCGACGCCAAGCTCCGTGTCCAGACCCGCTCGGAGGTGCGCAGCCTCCAGCAAAACCTCGGCACGACGACAGTCTACGTGACCCACGACCAGGAAGAGGCGATGAGCCTAGCCGACCGGGTCGCCGTGATGAACGACGGCCAGCTCCAGCAGGTCGGGACGCCGAAAGAAGTCTACGAGAACCCGGTCAACGAGTTCGTCGCCGGGTTCCTCGGCGAGCCGTCGATGAACTTCCTCGATGCCGACCGCCTCAGGGGAACCGATACGTCCGACGACTCGTTCGCGGAAACCGCGACCGTCGGGGTCCGACCAGAAGACGTCGCCGTCGCCGAGGAAGCCGCCGGACGAGCCGACGGCGGGCGGACCTATGAACTCGACGGTGAGGTGCTTGTCGTCAAGCCGCTGGGCAACGCCTACGAGGTCGAGGTCGACTGCGGCGATGTCCGGGTCACCGCACGCCTGCGCGACCGGCCCGGCGCCATCAGTCCCGGGTCGACCGTGATGCTCCGACTGCCCGCCAACTCCGTCCACCGGTTCGACGTCGACGGCGAGGTGATCAGATGA
- a CDS encoding carbohydrate ABC transporter permease — MVSLTRGGDRTIEEKEALLGYALIAPALLLIATVILYPVLYNVYLSFTVVPLRPDEAPQWIGLEHYYNLFGSSAFWSALRTTIVFTFFSTTLATLGGLGTALLFNRSFRGRRYIRGMVLLPYVAPLISVAFVWRFMLDPLYGIFPYVGSDVLGLYAGNIDILSNGDTAVWSVIFIDAWRYFPFAFLMLIARVQAIPGDMYEAAKIDGASKLAQFKDITLPELKYILATVFLLRWIWNFNKFADIWLLTRRVETLPIYAYQVAFANYQHGQAAAISMVLFLALIVFVLAYVAWALDW; from the coding sequence ATGGTCTCACTCACCCGGGGCGGCGATCGGACGATCGAGGAGAAGGAGGCGCTGCTGGGGTACGCGCTGATAGCGCCTGCACTGTTGCTGATCGCTACAGTAATCCTCTATCCGGTGCTGTACAACGTCTACCTGAGTTTTACCGTCGTGCCCCTGCGGCCGGACGAGGCGCCCCAGTGGATCGGGCTGGAACACTACTACAACCTGTTTGGCAGCAGCGCGTTCTGGTCGGCGCTTCGAACAACAATCGTGTTCACGTTCTTCAGCACGACGCTCGCGACGCTGGGTGGCCTCGGGACGGCGCTGCTGTTCAACCGCTCGTTCCGCGGGCGCCGATACATCCGTGGAATGGTGTTGTTGCCCTACGTCGCGCCGCTGATCTCGGTAGCGTTCGTTTGGCGATTCATGCTCGACCCGCTGTACGGCATCTTTCCGTATGTCGGGAGCGACGTTCTCGGGCTGTACGCTGGCAACATCGACATCCTGAGCAACGGCGACACCGCGGTCTGGTCGGTGATCTTCATCGACGCATGGCGTTACTTCCCGTTCGCGTTCCTGATGCTAATCGCGCGCGTGCAGGCAATCCCCGGCGACATGTACGAGGCCGCGAAGATCGATGGCGCCTCGAAGCTCGCGCAGTTCAAGGACATCACGCTGCCGGAGCTGAAGTACATCTTGGCGACGGTGTTCCTGCTGCGGTGGATATGGAACTTCAACAAGTTCGCGGATATCTGGCTGCTGACCCGTCGGGTCGAGACGTTGCCGATCTACGCGTACCAGGTCGCGTTCGCAAACTACCAGCACGGCCAAGCGGCCGCGATCTCGATGGTGCTGTTCCTGGCGCTGATCGTGTTCGTCCTCGCGTACGTCGCCTGGGCACTGGACTGGTGA